In Oncorhynchus mykiss isolate Arlee chromosome 1, USDA_OmykA_1.1, whole genome shotgun sequence, the following proteins share a genomic window:
- the LOC110531152 gene encoding CREB3 regulatory factor isoform X1, translating to MPQPGSSGMEPVFGEAYGTNGLSVTLEPFTISPTGGSAESDNCPKGVVVMLGAPALSLCQGQQPGCELLSDLLEDVITDDTHTSKRCWDISALDDITHYAKGSPEGPPLSCECFFVSPEGGREKPWLSLRPEDRQPRNPTDLTPCVGLGAGHLLAGRFPESWSQEAGGRESEAREGLQQVGQEEMVHNYSLQSEPDTESSQGTDSDIEEEEEEKEEDGKEEEEKGTEAMEEEKGKEEEELQSHKRQKKRRRYWECSLFSEADLGRDGEKERRRAKWRDGEKDRRRAEERYEERDEDKYEGDIICGPSTLPTTMCLKEGTSTNGKRGQRKARRTDASDLTPSPGKLQSLGEQLHTLSSALEGLTPVSDLPVTARTPTRKERNKLASRACRLKKKAQHEANKIKLWGLNQEYDGLLWAVLQIKELIRQRVESREEDTERGCLRERLEDILKESAGPRVAGRGKAFVERILKNPAGGQSTRETKGEGGSSDPSH from the exons ATGCCTCAG ccagGTAGCAGTGGGATGGAGCCTGTCTTTGGTGAGGCCTATGGGACCAACGGGTTATCTGTGACCTTAGAGCCATTCACCATCTCTCCTACAGGGGGCAGTGCAGAGTCAGACAAC tgtccTAAGGGTGTGGTGGTGATGTTGGGGGCCCCAGCCCTGTCCCTGTGTCAAGGCCAGCAGCCTGGATGTGAGCTACTCAGTGATCTCTTGGAGGATGTGATCACTGacgacacacacacctccaagcGTTGCTGGGACATCTCGGCCCTGGATGACATCACACACTATGCCAAAGGCAGCCCAGAGGGGCCACCACTGAGCTGCGAGTGCTTCTTCGTCTCACCTGAG GGAGGCAGAGAAAAACCATGGTTATCCCtaagaccagaggacaggcagcCAAGGAACCCCACAGACCTCACACCCTGTGTAGGGTTGGGGGCTGGACACCTCCTGGCTGGTAGATTTCCGGAGTCCTGGAGCCAAGAGGCTGGAGGGCGGGAGAGTGAAGCTAGGGAAGGGCTGCAGCAGGTGGGGCAGGAAGAGATGGTGCACAACTACTCTCTACAGAGTGAGCCAGACACTGAGTCTAGTCAAGGAACAGACAGCGATattgaagaggaagaggaggagaaggaggaagatgggaaagaggaagaggagaaggggacAGAAGCCatggaggaagagaaagggaaggaagaggaggagcttcAGTCCCATAAGAGACAAAAGAAACGCCGGCGTTACTGGGAATGTAGCCTCTTCAGTGAGGCAGACCTGGGGAGAGATggcgagaaagagagacggagagccaaatggagagatggagagaaagatagacGGAGAGCCGAAGAGAGATATGAAGAAAGAGATGAAGATAAATATGAAGGGGATATAATCTGTGGCCCTAGCACCCTACCCACCACCATGTGCCTGAAAGAGGGGACCTCCACCAATG GTAAGCGAGGCCAGAGGAAAGCCCGTCGTACAGATGCCAGTGACCTGACCCCCAGCCCTGGGAAGCTACAGAGCTTGGGAGAGCAGCTCCATACACTCAGCTCTGCTCTGGAGGGCCTGACTCCAGTCAGTGACCTGCCTGTTACTGCCAGGACCCCAACACGAAAGGAGAGGAACAAACTGGCCTCCAG agcgTGTCGGCTGAAGAAGAAAGCCCAGCATGAGGCCAACAAAATCAAACTGTGGGGTCTGAACCAGGAGTATG ATGGCCTGTTGTGGGCAGTGCTGCAGATAAAGGAGCTGATCCGCCAGagagtggagagcagagaggaagacacagagagaggatgtctgagagagagactggaggacaTTCTGAAGGAATCAGCTG gGCCACGTGTAGCAGGACGAGGCAAAGCGTTTGTGGAGAGGATCTTGAAGAACCCTGCCGGGGGACAGAGCACCAGAGAGACTAAGGGAGAAGGAGGGTCATCAGACCCTAGCCACTAA
- the LOC110531152 gene encoding CREB3 regulatory factor isoform X2 yields MEPVFGEAYGTNGLSVTLEPFTISPTGGSAESDNCPKGVVVMLGAPALSLCQGQQPGCELLSDLLEDVITDDTHTSKRCWDISALDDITHYAKGSPEGPPLSCECFFVSPEGGREKPWLSLRPEDRQPRNPTDLTPCVGLGAGHLLAGRFPESWSQEAGGRESEAREGLQQVGQEEMVHNYSLQSEPDTESSQGTDSDIEEEEEEKEEDGKEEEEKGTEAMEEEKGKEEEELQSHKRQKKRRRYWECSLFSEADLGRDGEKERRRAKWRDGEKDRRRAEERYEERDEDKYEGDIICGPSTLPTTMCLKEGTSTNGKRGQRKARRTDASDLTPSPGKLQSLGEQLHTLSSALEGLTPVSDLPVTARTPTRKERNKLASRACRLKKKAQHEANKIKLWGLNQEYDGLLWAVLQIKELIRQRVESREEDTERGCLRERLEDILKESAGPRVAGRGKAFVERILKNPAGGQSTRETKGEGGSSDPSH; encoded by the exons ATGGAGCCTGTCTTTGGTGAGGCCTATGGGACCAACGGGTTATCTGTGACCTTAGAGCCATTCACCATCTCTCCTACAGGGGGCAGTGCAGAGTCAGACAAC tgtccTAAGGGTGTGGTGGTGATGTTGGGGGCCCCAGCCCTGTCCCTGTGTCAAGGCCAGCAGCCTGGATGTGAGCTACTCAGTGATCTCTTGGAGGATGTGATCACTGacgacacacacacctccaagcGTTGCTGGGACATCTCGGCCCTGGATGACATCACACACTATGCCAAAGGCAGCCCAGAGGGGCCACCACTGAGCTGCGAGTGCTTCTTCGTCTCACCTGAG GGAGGCAGAGAAAAACCATGGTTATCCCtaagaccagaggacaggcagcCAAGGAACCCCACAGACCTCACACCCTGTGTAGGGTTGGGGGCTGGACACCTCCTGGCTGGTAGATTTCCGGAGTCCTGGAGCCAAGAGGCTGGAGGGCGGGAGAGTGAAGCTAGGGAAGGGCTGCAGCAGGTGGGGCAGGAAGAGATGGTGCACAACTACTCTCTACAGAGTGAGCCAGACACTGAGTCTAGTCAAGGAACAGACAGCGATattgaagaggaagaggaggagaaggaggaagatgggaaagaggaagaggagaaggggacAGAAGCCatggaggaagagaaagggaaggaagaggaggagcttcAGTCCCATAAGAGACAAAAGAAACGCCGGCGTTACTGGGAATGTAGCCTCTTCAGTGAGGCAGACCTGGGGAGAGATggcgagaaagagagacggagagccaaatggagagatggagagaaagatagacGGAGAGCCGAAGAGAGATATGAAGAAAGAGATGAAGATAAATATGAAGGGGATATAATCTGTGGCCCTAGCACCCTACCCACCACCATGTGCCTGAAAGAGGGGACCTCCACCAATG GTAAGCGAGGCCAGAGGAAAGCCCGTCGTACAGATGCCAGTGACCTGACCCCCAGCCCTGGGAAGCTACAGAGCTTGGGAGAGCAGCTCCATACACTCAGCTCTGCTCTGGAGGGCCTGACTCCAGTCAGTGACCTGCCTGTTACTGCCAGGACCCCAACACGAAAGGAGAGGAACAAACTGGCCTCCAG agcgTGTCGGCTGAAGAAGAAAGCCCAGCATGAGGCCAACAAAATCAAACTGTGGGGTCTGAACCAGGAGTATG ATGGCCTGTTGTGGGCAGTGCTGCAGATAAAGGAGCTGATCCGCCAGagagtggagagcagagaggaagacacagagagaggatgtctgagagagagactggaggacaTTCTGAAGGAATCAGCTG gGCCACGTGTAGCAGGACGAGGCAAAGCGTTTGTGGAGAGGATCTTGAAGAACCCTGCCGGGGGACAGAGCACCAGAGAGACTAAGGGAGAAGGAGGGTCATCAGACCCTAGCCACTAA
- the LOC110531152 gene encoding CREB3 regulatory factor isoform X3 encodes MLGAPALSLCQGQQPGCELLSDLLEDVITDDTHTSKRCWDISALDDITHYAKGSPEGPPLSCECFFVSPEGGREKPWLSLRPEDRQPRNPTDLTPCVGLGAGHLLAGRFPESWSQEAGGRESEAREGLQQVGQEEMVHNYSLQSEPDTESSQGTDSDIEEEEEEKEEDGKEEEEKGTEAMEEEKGKEEEELQSHKRQKKRRRYWECSLFSEADLGRDGEKERRRAKWRDGEKDRRRAEERYEERDEDKYEGDIICGPSTLPTTMCLKEGTSTNGKRGQRKARRTDASDLTPSPGKLQSLGEQLHTLSSALEGLTPVSDLPVTARTPTRKERNKLASRACRLKKKAQHEANKIKLWGLNQEYDGLLWAVLQIKELIRQRVESREEDTERGCLRERLEDILKESAGPRVAGRGKAFVERILKNPAGGQSTRETKGEGGSSDPSH; translated from the exons ATGTTGGGGGCCCCAGCCCTGTCCCTGTGTCAAGGCCAGCAGCCTGGATGTGAGCTACTCAGTGATCTCTTGGAGGATGTGATCACTGacgacacacacacctccaagcGTTGCTGGGACATCTCGGCCCTGGATGACATCACACACTATGCCAAAGGCAGCCCAGAGGGGCCACCACTGAGCTGCGAGTGCTTCTTCGTCTCACCTGAG GGAGGCAGAGAAAAACCATGGTTATCCCtaagaccagaggacaggcagcCAAGGAACCCCACAGACCTCACACCCTGTGTAGGGTTGGGGGCTGGACACCTCCTGGCTGGTAGATTTCCGGAGTCCTGGAGCCAAGAGGCTGGAGGGCGGGAGAGTGAAGCTAGGGAAGGGCTGCAGCAGGTGGGGCAGGAAGAGATGGTGCACAACTACTCTCTACAGAGTGAGCCAGACACTGAGTCTAGTCAAGGAACAGACAGCGATattgaagaggaagaggaggagaaggaggaagatgggaaagaggaagaggagaaggggacAGAAGCCatggaggaagagaaagggaaggaagaggaggagcttcAGTCCCATAAGAGACAAAAGAAACGCCGGCGTTACTGGGAATGTAGCCTCTTCAGTGAGGCAGACCTGGGGAGAGATggcgagaaagagagacggagagccaaatggagagatggagagaaagatagacGGAGAGCCGAAGAGAGATATGAAGAAAGAGATGAAGATAAATATGAAGGGGATATAATCTGTGGCCCTAGCACCCTACCCACCACCATGTGCCTGAAAGAGGGGACCTCCACCAATG GTAAGCGAGGCCAGAGGAAAGCCCGTCGTACAGATGCCAGTGACCTGACCCCCAGCCCTGGGAAGCTACAGAGCTTGGGAGAGCAGCTCCATACACTCAGCTCTGCTCTGGAGGGCCTGACTCCAGTCAGTGACCTGCCTGTTACTGCCAGGACCCCAACACGAAAGGAGAGGAACAAACTGGCCTCCAG agcgTGTCGGCTGAAGAAGAAAGCCCAGCATGAGGCCAACAAAATCAAACTGTGGGGTCTGAACCAGGAGTATG ATGGCCTGTTGTGGGCAGTGCTGCAGATAAAGGAGCTGATCCGCCAGagagtggagagcagagaggaagacacagagagaggatgtctgagagagagactggaggacaTTCTGAAGGAATCAGCTG gGCCACGTGTAGCAGGACGAGGCAAAGCGTTTGTGGAGAGGATCTTGAAGAACCCTGCCGGGGGACAGAGCACCAGAGAGACTAAGGGAGAAGGAGGGTCATCAGACCCTAGCCACTAA
- the LOC118966011 gene encoding spermidine/spermine N(1)-acetyltransferase-like protein 1 yields the protein MYGIIGRNRPGLNRPGLNRPGLNRPVIGLNRPGLNRPVIGLNRPVIGLNRPVIGLNRPDLNRPDLNRPDLNRPVIGLSRPEIGLNRPVIGLNRPVIGLNRPGLNRPVIGLNRPVIGLNRPVIGLNRPVIGLNRPDLNRPDLNRPVIGLNRPDLNRPDLNRPVIGLSRPGLNRTVIGLNRPVIGLNRPGLNRPVIGLWRPGLNRTVIGLNRPGLNRPVIGLSRPEIGLNRPVIGLSRPGLNRPVIGLNRPGLNRPGLKNPGLNRPVIGLSRPGLNRPGLNRPVIGISRPGLNRPVIGLNRPVIGLSRPVIGLSRLVIGLSRLVIGLSRLVIGLSRPVIGLSRPVIGLSRPVIGLSRLVIGLSRPVIELSRPVIGLSRPVIGLSRPVIGLSRPVIGLSRPVIGLSRLVIGLSRPVIELSRPVIGLSRPVIGLS from the exons ATGTATGGAATTATAGGCCGTAACAGACCAGGCCTTAACAGACCAGGCCTTAACAGACCAGGCCTTAACAGACCAGTTATAGGCCTTAACAGACCAGGCCTTAACAGACCAGTTATAGGCCTTAACAGACCAGTTATAGGCCTTAACAGACCAGTTATCGGCCTTAACAGACCAGACCTTAACAGACCAGACCTTAACAGACCAGACCTTAACAGACCAGTTATAGGCCTCAGCAGACCAGAAATAGGCCTTAACAGACCAGTTATAGGCCTTAACAGACCAGTTATCGGTCTTAACAGACCAGGCCTTAACAGACCAGTTATAGGCCTTAACAGACCAGTTATAGGCCTTAACAGACCAGTTATAGGCCTTAACAGACCAGTTATCGGCCTTAACAGACCAGACCTTAACAGACCAGACCTTAACAGACCAGTTATCGGCCTTAACAGACCAGACCTTAACAGACCAGACCTTAACAGACCAGTTATAGGCCTTAGCAGACCAGGCCTTAACAGAACAGTTATAGGCCTTAACAGACCAGTTATCGGCCTTAACAGACCAGGCCTTAACAGACCAGTTATAGGCCTTTGGAGACCAGGCCTTAACAGAACAGTTATAGGCCTTAACAGACCAGGCCTTAACAGACCAGTTATAGGCCTCAGCAGACCAGAAATAGGCCTTAACAGACCAGTTATAGGCCTTAGCAGACCAGGCCTTAACAGACCAGTTATAGGCCTTAACAGACCAGGCCTTAACAGACCAGGACTTAAAAACCCAGGCCTTAACAGACCAGTTATAGGCCTCAGCAGACCAGGCCTTAACAGACCAGGCCTTAACAGACCAGTTATAGGCATTAGCAGACCAGGTCTTAACAGACCAGTTATAGGCCTTAACAGACCAGTTATAGGCCTCAGCAGACCAGTTATAGGCCTCAGCAGACTTGTTATAGGCCTCAGCAGACTAGTTATAGGCCTCAGCAGACTAGTTATAGGCCTCAGCAGACCAGTTATAGGCCTCAGCAGACCAGTTATAGGCCTCAGCAGACCAGTTATAGGCCTCAGCAGACTAGTTATAG GCCTCAGCAGACCAGTTATAGAACTTAGCAGACCAGTTATAGGCCTCAGCAGACCAGTTATAGGCCTCAGCAGACCAGTTATAGGCCTCAGCAGACCAGTTATAGGCCTCAGCAGACCAGTTATAGGCCTCAGCAGACTAGTTATAGGCCTCAGCAGACCAGTTATAGAACTTAGCAGACCAGTTATAGGCCTCAGCAGACCAGTTATAGGCCTCAGCTGA